From the genome of Pelmatolapia mariae isolate MD_Pm_ZW linkage group LG12, Pm_UMD_F_2, whole genome shotgun sequence, one region includes:
- the mmab gene encoding corrinoid adenosyltransferase isoform X2 — protein MTSFVFRHSLLRGVPGTCRFISEYRAKRPLFTLFSVRSYATGEDNRVPKIYTKTGDKGFSSTFTGERRPKEDHIFEALGNTDELSSAIGLAREFCLDKRHTFTHQLDKIQCVLQDVGSNIATPRSSARESHIKRTKFIAQPIVDLETWIDEFTEELPPLTSFVLPSGGKSSAALHVARTVCRRAERSVAPIVRSGEADPDVAKFLNRLSDYLFTVARYASMKEGSEEKIYKRPE, from the exons ATGACATCGTTTGTTTTCAGACATTCTCTCCTTCGCGGCGTTCCAGGGACATGCAGGTTCATTAGCGAGTATCGGGCAAAGAGACCGTTGTTTACCCTGTTTTCAGTCAGAAG TTATGCTACTGGTGAAGACAACAGGGTGCCCAAAATATACACCAAAACAGGAGACAAAG GTTTCTCAAGCACATTTACAGGAGAAAGGAGGCCAAAAGAAGATCACATTTTTGAAGCCTTGGGGAATACAGACGAGCTGTCATCAGCTATAGG GCTGGCAAGAGAGTTTTGCCTCGATAAACGTCATACATTCACTCATCAATTGGACAAG ATCCAGTGCGTTTTACAAGATGTGGGCTCCAACATTGCTACCCCTCGATCATCTGCAAGAGAAAGCCATATAA AGAGAACAAAATTTATTGCACAGCCAATTGTTGACTTGGAGACCTGGATTGATGAGTTTACAGAAGAACTCCCTCCTTTAACCAGCTTCGTTTTACCA TCTGGTGGGAAGAGCAGCGCAGCTTTGCACGTAGCTCGGACAGTCTGTCGGCGAGCAGAGCGCAG CGTTGCTCCAATTGTGCGATCAGGCGAGGCAGATCCAGATGTTGCCAAGTTCTTGAACAG GTTAAGTGACTACCTGTTCACAGTCGCCAGATATGCATCTATGAAAGAGGGCAGTGAAGAGAAAATCTACAAGAGGCCAGAATGA
- the mvk gene encoding mevalonate kinase, which yields MQVTDFYVSAPGKAILHGEHAVVHGKVALAVSLNLRTYLRLKTTTFGKVCINLPNIDTFLSWDLSQLKQLVTYFQGKRDEVQRLDAELVRRLREFIGVTNGSLDTCSMATLSFLYLYLSLFGSGELPSLTLTVWSELPTGAGLGSSAAYSVCLAAALLCASGAIPPPLKEWEHTARWCQEELELINSWAFQGEMIIHGNPSGVDNAVGTWGGMLRFLAGKIIPLSRVPLLRILLTNTKVPRSTKVLVAGVKDKINKFPSIMVPVLDSVDAISCTCEKVLSEMTCEPITGEHYNILEELIDINQHHLNVMGVGHPALDRLCQVTLAKGLHSKLTGAGGGGCGITLLRPETDSVIVQSTVQELKDCGFDCWETSIGGPGVQQHSAISVKEEILEILNHY from the exons ATGCAAGTGACGGACTTTTACGTGTCAGCTCCTGGAAAGGCGATCCTACACGGAGAGCATGCAGTCGTTCACGGAAAG GTGGCTCTTGCTGTGAGCTTAAACTTGAGGACATATTTGCGATTGAAAACCACTACTTTTGGCAAGGTTTGCATCAACCTGCCCAATATCGACACATTCCTCAGCTGGGACCTTTCACAACTGAAGCAGCTTGTTACTTACTTCCAAG GTAAGAGGGATGAGGTGCAACGCCTGGATGCTGAACTTGTGAGGAGACTGCGGGAATTTATTGGTGTAACCAATGGAAGCTTGGATACTTGCAGCATGGCCACCTTATCCTTCCTTTATCTCTACCTGTCGCTCTTTGGATCAGG TGAGCTGCCCAGTTTGACGCTGACTGTGTGGTCAGAGCTGCCGACTGGAGCGGGACTCGGGTCAAGTGCCGCCTACTCTGTGTGTTTagctgcagctctgctttgcgCAAGTGGAGCCATCCCCCCTCCTCTCAAAGAGTGGGAACACACTGCCAG GTGGTGTCAGGAGGAACTGGAGCTAATCAACAGTTGGGCTTTCCAAGGGGAGATGATCATCCACGGTAATCCTTCAGGAGTGGACAATGCTGTAGGAACGTGGG GCGGCATGCTCAGATTCTTGGCTGGAAAGATAATACCGCTGAGCAG GGTGCCGTTATTAAGAATCCTCCTCACTAACACCAAAGTACCACGAAGCACCAAGGTACTTGTTGCCGGGGTGAAGGACAAAATTAACAAG TTTCCATCCATCATGGTACCTGTTCTTGACTCAGTTGATGCCATTTCCTGCACTTGTGAAAAGGTCCTCTCAGAGATGACCTGCGAGCCCATCACAGGAGAGCATTACAATATTCTAGAG GAACTCATTGATATCAACCAGCACCATCTGAATGTGATGGGGGTGGGGCACCCTGCCCTGGACAGACTTTGCCAGGTCACACTGGCCAAAGGGCTCCACAGCAAGCTAACAGGTGCAGGGGGAGGAGGCTGTGGCATCACGCTTCTGAGACCAG AAACCGACTCCGTGATCGTCCAGAGTACAGTGCAGGAGTTGAAAGACTGTGGCTTTGACTGCTGGGAAACGAGCATTGGTGGGCCAGGTGTCCAGCAGCATTCGGCCATTTCTGTTAAGGAGGAAATTCTGGAGATTTTAAATCACTACTAA
- the aldh3b4 gene encoding aldehyde dehydrogenase family 3 member B1 isoform X2 gives MSRPPSPTPARWFKALRRTRLGDPCLKTYPLESVDLLRRARVAFQAGRTLKENFRLVQLEAVVQMLEEHECDFVDALGRDLRKPRFETVVSELILVKNEALYAINNLKKWMQPQKVERNLSTTLDDCLVISEPLGVVLIIGTWCSPVQMCLVPLVGAIAAGNCAIISPSECTVHTTELLHRLIPFYLDNECFHVILAGMSDLPEVIELKFDHVFFTGNKEDGSKIALAAARTLTPVTLILGGKNPCYVDQHCDISTTVQRIAWARFHNAGQSLVAPDYILCHTDVKARLVQALKCCLMEFYGSNPQESRSFGRIVNLEIFNRTRDILWRSGKVAVGGHVIEAEKYIAPTVLTDVAESDPVMQKEIFGPVLPILTVNNVDEAISFINKQEKPLCVYAYSTNGKVISRLMSETCSGSFCSNDCILQSVMVALPFGGVGASGMGSFHGRYSFDTFSHKKSCLLRSTRFECVTYLRYPPFEDRNLSLMTWASSLSQKSQGWCQIM, from the exons ATGAGCCGTCCGCCGAGTCCGACTCCAGCACGATGGTTTAAGGCGCTGCGCAG GACCAGGCTGGGGGACCCCTGTCTGAAGACGTATCCGCTGGAAAGCGTGGATCTCCTGAGGAGGGCTAGAGTCGCCTTTCAAGCTGGACGTACCCTCAAGGAGAACTTCAGACTGGTTCAGCTGGAGGCTGTGGTGCAGATGCTGGAGGAACACGAGTGTGACTTTGTGGATGCACTTGGAAGGGACCTCCGTAAG CCTCGGTTTGAAACAGTTGTGTCTGAACTGATCCTGGTCAAGAATGAGGCTCTGTATGCTATTAACAACCTAAAGAAGTGGATGCAGCCACAGAAAGTGGAAAGGAACCTG TCCACCACGCTGGACGACTGTCTGGTGATCAGTGAACCGCTGGGAGTGGTGCTTATCATTGGGACCTGGTGTAGTCCTGTACAAATGTGCCTTGTGCCACTGGTCGGGGCCAttgcagcag GAAACTGTGCGATCATCAGCCCCTCTGAGTGTACTGTGCACACAACAGAGCTTCTCCATCGTCTAATTCCCTTCTACTTGGATAAT GAATGCTTCCATGTGATTCTTGCAGGCATGAGTGACTTGCCTGAAGTGATTGAGCTCAAATTTGATCATGTTTTCTTCACAG GAAACAAAGAGGATGGAAGCAAAATTGCTCTGGCTGCCGCCCGCACACTCACACCCGTCACCTTGATTCTGGGAGGGAAGAACCCATGTTACGTGGACCAGCACTGTGACATTTCCACCACTGTGCAGCGCATTGCTTGGGCGCGTTTTCATAATGCTGGACAGAGTTTGGTGGCTCCTGACTACATTTTATGCCACACAGATGTCAAAGCTCGGCTGGTGCAGGCCCTCAAGTGCTGCCTGATGGAGTTTTATGGCTCTAATCCCCAAGAGTCACGTAGCTTTGGCCGGATAGTCAATCTAGAGATCTTTAACCGTACTAGAGATATATTATGGAGATCTGGCAAGGTAGCTGTGGGTGGGCATGTGATAGAAGCAGAGAAATATATTG CCCCAACAGTTTTGACAGATGTGGCTGAATCAGACCCCGTCATGCAAAAGGAGATCTTTGGTCCAGTTCTTCCTATTTTGACTGTAAACAATGTGGATGAGGCTATTAGCTTTATCAATAAGCAAGAAAAGCCCCTCTGTGTGTATGCATATTCCACCAACGGCAAG GTAATTTCAAGACTCATGAGTGAGACCTGCAGTGGAAGCTTTTGCTCTAATGATTGCATCCTGCAGAGTGTGATGGTGGCTCTACCTTTTGGTGGAGTAG GTGCCAGTGGGATGGGTTCTTTCCATGGCCGCTACAGCTTTGATACCTTTTCTCACAAGAAATCCTGTCTGCTACGAAGCACACGGTTTGAATGTGTGACCTACCTGCGCTATCCACCGTTCGAGGACCGCAATCTGTCTCTAATGACATGGGCCAGCAGCCTTTCTCAGAAAAGCCAGGGCTGGTGCCAGATTATGTGA
- the mmab gene encoding corrinoid adenosyltransferase isoform X1: MTSFVFRHSLLRGVPGTCRFISEYRAKRPLFTLFSVRSYATGEDNRVPKIYTKTGDKGFSSTFTGERRPKEDHIFEALGNTDELSSAIGLAREFCLDKRHTFTHQLDKIQCVLQDVGSNIATPRSSARESHIKRTKFIAQPIVDLETWIDEFTEELPPLTSFVLPVSCARFYKCLCVPVELIYTPVFSQSGGKSSAALHVARTVCRRAERSVAPIVRSGEADPDVAKFLNRLSDYLFTVARYASMKEGSEEKIYKRPE; encoded by the exons ATGACATCGTTTGTTTTCAGACATTCTCTCCTTCGCGGCGTTCCAGGGACATGCAGGTTCATTAGCGAGTATCGGGCAAAGAGACCGTTGTTTACCCTGTTTTCAGTCAGAAG TTATGCTACTGGTGAAGACAACAGGGTGCCCAAAATATACACCAAAACAGGAGACAAAG GTTTCTCAAGCACATTTACAGGAGAAAGGAGGCCAAAAGAAGATCACATTTTTGAAGCCTTGGGGAATACAGACGAGCTGTCATCAGCTATAGG GCTGGCAAGAGAGTTTTGCCTCGATAAACGTCATACATTCACTCATCAATTGGACAAG ATCCAGTGCGTTTTACAAGATGTGGGCTCCAACATTGCTACCCCTCGATCATCTGCAAGAGAAAGCCATATAA AGAGAACAAAATTTATTGCACAGCCAATTGTTGACTTGGAGACCTGGATTGATGAGTTTACAGAAGAACTCCCTCCTTTAACCAGCTTCGTTTTACCAGTAAGCTGCGCACGTTTTTACAAATGTCTGTGTGTTCCTGTTGAACTAATATATACTCCTGTTTTTTCACAGTCTGGTGGGAAGAGCAGCGCAGCTTTGCACGTAGCTCGGACAGTCTGTCGGCGAGCAGAGCGCAG CGTTGCTCCAATTGTGCGATCAGGCGAGGCAGATCCAGATGTTGCCAAGTTCTTGAACAG GTTAAGTGACTACCTGTTCACAGTCGCCAGATATGCATCTATGAAAGAGGGCAGTGAAGAGAAAATCTACAAGAGGCCAGAATGA
- the aldh3b4 gene encoding aldehyde dehydrogenase family 3 member B1 isoform X1, with product MSGKVKACSACQRHGRLTCRRTRLGDPCLKTYPLESVDLLRRARVAFQAGRTLKENFRLVQLEAVVQMLEEHECDFVDALGRDLRKPRFETVVSELILVKNEALYAINNLKKWMQPQKVERNLSTTLDDCLVISEPLGVVLIIGTWCSPVQMCLVPLVGAIAAGNCAIISPSECTVHTTELLHRLIPFYLDNECFHVILAGMSDLPEVIELKFDHVFFTGNKEDGSKIALAAARTLTPVTLILGGKNPCYVDQHCDISTTVQRIAWARFHNAGQSLVAPDYILCHTDVKARLVQALKCCLMEFYGSNPQESRSFGRIVNLEIFNRTRDILWRSGKVAVGGHVIEAEKYIAPTVLTDVAESDPVMQKEIFGPVLPILTVNNVDEAISFINKQEKPLCVYAYSTNGKVISRLMSETCSGSFCSNDCILQSVMVALPFGGVGASGMGSFHGRYSFDTFSHKKSCLLRSTRFECVTYLRYPPFEDRNLSLMTWASSLSQKSQGWCQIM from the exons atgagTGGAAAAGTAAAGGCGTGCTCTGCTTGTCAGAGACATGGACGGCTAACATGCAGAAG GACCAGGCTGGGGGACCCCTGTCTGAAGACGTATCCGCTGGAAAGCGTGGATCTCCTGAGGAGGGCTAGAGTCGCCTTTCAAGCTGGACGTACCCTCAAGGAGAACTTCAGACTGGTTCAGCTGGAGGCTGTGGTGCAGATGCTGGAGGAACACGAGTGTGACTTTGTGGATGCACTTGGAAGGGACCTCCGTAAG CCTCGGTTTGAAACAGTTGTGTCTGAACTGATCCTGGTCAAGAATGAGGCTCTGTATGCTATTAACAACCTAAAGAAGTGGATGCAGCCACAGAAAGTGGAAAGGAACCTG TCCACCACGCTGGACGACTGTCTGGTGATCAGTGAACCGCTGGGAGTGGTGCTTATCATTGGGACCTGGTGTAGTCCTGTACAAATGTGCCTTGTGCCACTGGTCGGGGCCAttgcagcag GAAACTGTGCGATCATCAGCCCCTCTGAGTGTACTGTGCACACAACAGAGCTTCTCCATCGTCTAATTCCCTTCTACTTGGATAAT GAATGCTTCCATGTGATTCTTGCAGGCATGAGTGACTTGCCTGAAGTGATTGAGCTCAAATTTGATCATGTTTTCTTCACAG GAAACAAAGAGGATGGAAGCAAAATTGCTCTGGCTGCCGCCCGCACACTCACACCCGTCACCTTGATTCTGGGAGGGAAGAACCCATGTTACGTGGACCAGCACTGTGACATTTCCACCACTGTGCAGCGCATTGCTTGGGCGCGTTTTCATAATGCTGGACAGAGTTTGGTGGCTCCTGACTACATTTTATGCCACACAGATGTCAAAGCTCGGCTGGTGCAGGCCCTCAAGTGCTGCCTGATGGAGTTTTATGGCTCTAATCCCCAAGAGTCACGTAGCTTTGGCCGGATAGTCAATCTAGAGATCTTTAACCGTACTAGAGATATATTATGGAGATCTGGCAAGGTAGCTGTGGGTGGGCATGTGATAGAAGCAGAGAAATATATTG CCCCAACAGTTTTGACAGATGTGGCTGAATCAGACCCCGTCATGCAAAAGGAGATCTTTGGTCCAGTTCTTCCTATTTTGACTGTAAACAATGTGGATGAGGCTATTAGCTTTATCAATAAGCAAGAAAAGCCCCTCTGTGTGTATGCATATTCCACCAACGGCAAG GTAATTTCAAGACTCATGAGTGAGACCTGCAGTGGAAGCTTTTGCTCTAATGATTGCATCCTGCAGAGTGTGATGGTGGCTCTACCTTTTGGTGGAGTAG GTGCCAGTGGGATGGGTTCTTTCCATGGCCGCTACAGCTTTGATACCTTTTCTCACAAGAAATCCTGTCTGCTACGAAGCACACGGTTTGAATGTGTGACCTACCTGCGCTATCCACCGTTCGAGGACCGCAATCTGTCTCTAATGACATGGGCCAGCAGCCTTTCTCAGAAAAGCCAGGGCTGGTGCCAGATTATGTGA